Proteins encoded within one genomic window of Flavobacterium gilvum:
- the rsmI gene encoding 16S rRNA (cytidine(1402)-2'-O)-methyltransferase encodes MSKLYIVPTPIGNLEDMTFRAIRILKEVDLILAEDTRTSGKLLKHFEIGTHMHSHHMHNEHKTIENLISRLKGGETIALISDAGTPAISDPGFLLTRACIENGIAVECLPGATAFVPALVNSGLPNDKFIFEGFLPEKKGRQTRYIELAEETRTMILYVSPHKLVKTLAEFITYFGEDRQICVCRELSKLHEENVRGTAREVLAHFEKTAPRGEIVVVVAGKTIVKEAKKNKFQKEE; translated from the coding sequence ATGTCAAAATTATATATCGTACCAACTCCTATCGGCAATCTCGAAGACATGACCTTTCGAGCCATTAGGATTCTTAAAGAAGTTGATTTAATCCTTGCCGAAGACACCAGAACGAGCGGCAAATTACTCAAGCATTTTGAGATTGGCACGCATATGCACAGTCATCACATGCATAACGAGCACAAAACAATCGAGAATTTAATTTCGAGATTGAAAGGAGGAGAAACCATTGCACTGATTTCAGACGCGGGAACACCGGCGATTTCCGACCCAGGTTTTTTGCTGACTCGAGCCTGTATCGAAAACGGAATAGCTGTAGAATGCCTGCCCGGAGCAACGGCTTTTGTCCCGGCTCTTGTGAACAGCGGTTTGCCCAATGATAAATTTATTTTCGAAGGTTTTTTGCCCGAAAAAAAAGGAAGACAAACTCGATATATAGAACTTGCAGAGGAAACCCGAACAATGATTCTCTATGTTTCTCCGCACAAACTGGTCAAAACATTGGCCGAATTTATTACTTATTTTGGCGAAGACCGACAAATTTGCGTTTGCCGGGAATTGTCCAAACTGCACGAAGAAAATGTACGCGGAACAGCTCGTGAAGTTTTGGCACATTTTGAAAAAACTGCCCCTCGTGGTGAAATTGTCGTAGTCGTTGCAGGGAAAACAATTGTAAAAGAAGCCAAAAAGAATAAATTTCAAAAAGAAGAATAA
- a CDS encoding HopJ type III effector protein translates to MTMNTFLEKLKQNPTTITFAETIATIEENYNFTPTAFKNGEQKNEAGQNSGSCKLFAFAQLQNLSQEETLACFGAIYFDEVLGDPDGTNHQNIRNFMKTGWNGIQFEGEALALK, encoded by the coding sequence ATGACTATGAATACCTTTTTAGAAAAACTAAAACAAAACCCAACAACAATAACATTTGCAGAGACAATTGCAACAATCGAAGAAAATTACAATTTTACACCAACTGCTTTTAAAAACGGTGAACAAAAGAACGAAGCAGGGCAAAACTCAGGCTCTTGCAAATTATTTGCTTTTGCACAATTGCAAAATTTATCTCAAGAAGAAACGTTAGCTTGTTTTGGAGCAATCTATTTTGATGAAGTTTTGGGTGATCCCGATGGAACAAATCACCAAAACATCCGTAACTTCATGAAAACTGGATGGAACGGAATTCAATTTGAAGGAGAAGCTTTGGCCTTAAAATAG
- the recJ gene encoding single-stranded-DNA-specific exonuclease RecJ: protein MRWTLKPKPSEEKIKHLAQALNIDEFIATLLIQRGIETFEQAKLFFRPSLNDLHDPYLMKDMDKAVERIEKAIEKGENILVFGDYDVDGTTAVSLVSSYLKTFYSNIATYIPDRYNEGYGVSYAGIDFADDNGFSLIIALDCGIKSIDHVAYAKERNIDFIICDHHRPGEFLPEAVAVLDPKREDCNYPYDELCGCGVGFKLIQALGQNRNQTIEDLSLYLDLVATAIAADIVPMTGENRVLAYFGLQVINSNPRPGIKALTHQIKKKTLDITDVVFIIAPRINAAGRIKHGNHAVELLSEFNFEQAQQFASEIEQYNSDRKDLDKQITKEALEQISENNEKERFTTVVFQEDWHKGVIGIVASRLIETYYRPTLVFTKSGDKYAASARSVKGFDVYNALEACSEHLEQFGGHMYAAGMTLKEENYLAFKNAFEKVVEETIHPDLLIPEITIDSEINFSDITPKLSRILKQFEPFGPQNMTPVFLTKNVKDTGYAQKLGTDNEHLKLFVRQNRSEGLAAIGFGLGNKITLTSDQKEFEAVYCIDENEWNDKVSIQLRLKDIK, encoded by the coding sequence ATGCGTTGGACACTAAAGCCAAAACCATCTGAAGAAAAAATAAAACATCTTGCCCAAGCCCTGAATATAGATGAATTCATCGCCACTTTGTTAATTCAAAGAGGCATTGAAACTTTTGAACAGGCCAAACTTTTTTTTCGGCCAAGTTTAAACGATTTGCACGATCCTTATCTGATGAAGGATATGGACAAAGCCGTCGAACGTATTGAAAAAGCAATTGAAAAAGGCGAAAATATCCTTGTTTTTGGCGATTATGATGTCGATGGAACAACGGCTGTTTCATTGGTTTCCTCCTACTTAAAAACGTTTTATTCCAATATTGCAACTTATATTCCTGATCGCTATAACGAAGGTTATGGCGTTTCTTACGCAGGAATTGATTTTGCCGATGACAACGGTTTTTCTTTAATTATTGCTCTGGATTGTGGTATAAAATCAATCGATCATGTCGCTTACGCAAAAGAACGAAACATCGATTTTATCATTTGTGATCACCACAGACCGGGAGAATTTTTACCCGAAGCCGTTGCCGTTTTAGATCCCAAACGCGAAGATTGTAATTATCCTTATGATGAATTGTGCGGTTGCGGAGTGGGTTTTAAACTGATTCAGGCGTTGGGACAAAATCGGAACCAAACCATTGAAGATTTATCTCTTTATCTGGATTTGGTCGCTACGGCAATTGCCGCAGATATTGTGCCAATGACAGGTGAAAACAGAGTTTTAGCTTATTTTGGATTGCAAGTTATTAATTCCAATCCGAGACCGGGAATTAAGGCATTGACTCATCAAATAAAAAAGAAAACACTCGACATTACTGATGTCGTTTTTATCATTGCTCCAAGAATTAACGCCGCCGGACGCATCAAGCACGGAAATCACGCTGTAGAATTATTGTCCGAATTTAATTTTGAACAGGCACAACAATTTGCTTCCGAAATTGAACAATACAATAGTGATCGAAAAGATTTGGACAAACAAATTACCAAAGAAGCTTTGGAACAAATTTCTGAAAACAATGAAAAAGAACGTTTCACAACCGTTGTTTTTCAGGAAGACTGGCACAAAGGCGTGATTGGAATTGTGGCTTCCCGACTGATAGAAACTTATTATAGACCGACGTTGGTTTTTACCAAAAGTGGTGATAAATATGCAGCTTCGGCACGCTCGGTAAAAGGATTCGATGTTTACAATGCCCTCGAAGCCTGTTCGGAACATCTGGAACAATTTGGAGGACATATGTATGCCGCTGGAATGACTTTGAAGGAAGAAAATTATCTGGCGTTTAAAAATGCTTTCGAAAAAGTGGTTGAAGAAACCATTCATCCCGACTTGTTGATTCCGGAAATCACTATTGATTCCGAAATCAATTTTTCTGATATAACTCCAAAATTATCTCGGATTTTGAAACAATTCGAACCTTTTGGCCCGCAAAATATGACTCCTGTTTTCCTGACCAAAAATGTGAAAGATACTGGTTATGCTCAAAAATTAGGAACCGATAATGAACATTTAAAATTGTTTGTGCGTCAAAATCGTTCCGAAGGATTGGCTGCCATTGGTTTTGGATTGGGTAATAAAATAACGTTAACTTCAGATCAAAAAGAATTTGAAGCCGTATATTGCATTGATGAAAACGAGTGGAATGACAAGGTGAGCATTCAATTACGATTAAAAGATATTAAATAA
- a CDS encoding MFS transporter, with product MKKNDPYAALRFKEFNMFLLLRFAMVFAWSMQFIIIEWEVYSLTKSALSLGVIGLMEVIPAIGMALFAGHIVDQKEKKGMLLKCIIGFSIISFGLFLLTWPKIVNGWSTNMVLYSIYFLVFLGGLVRAFLGPTIFSLLALIVPKKAYPNAATWSSSVWQIGSVVGPAVAGFSITWIGVHWSMCAIFTCSILALLTLTQIATKPILNPKIGEPIMESLKEGVKFVFTNKSILGALTLDMVAVLFGGAVALLPIFAQDILKVGPEGFGILRAAPAVGALLTMFISTHLPFYKNAGIKLLAAIFGFGICVIVFGLSTWFWLSVFALFMSGVTDGFSVVIRQTILQLKTPDHMRGRVSAVNSIFVGSSNELGAFESGLTAKLMGTVSAVVFGGSMTLLVVIFTGISLPGFRKLDLQKDLEEHENHK from the coding sequence ATGAAAAAAAATGACCCGTACGCGGCTCTGAGATTTAAAGAATTCAACATGTTTTTGTTATTGCGATTTGCTATGGTATTTGCCTGGTCAATGCAATTTATAATCATAGAATGGGAAGTATATAGCTTGACCAAAAGTGCACTTTCGTTGGGAGTTATAGGTTTAATGGAAGTGATTCCAGCCATCGGAATGGCTTTATTTGCCGGTCACATTGTTGATCAAAAAGAAAAAAAAGGAATGCTTTTAAAATGTATTATTGGTTTTTCCATAATTAGTTTTGGCCTGTTTTTATTGACTTGGCCAAAAATTGTGAATGGTTGGTCAACCAATATGGTTTTATACTCCATTTATTTTTTGGTCTTTCTTGGGGGTTTGGTTCGGGCTTTTCTCGGGCCAACAATATTTTCACTTTTGGCATTGATTGTTCCTAAAAAGGCTTATCCAAATGCTGCGACCTGGAGTAGCTCTGTTTGGCAAATCGGTTCAGTTGTAGGGCCTGCTGTGGCTGGATTTTCAATTACTTGGATAGGAGTACATTGGTCAATGTGTGCTATTTTTACCTGTTCGATATTAGCATTATTAACCTTAACACAGATTGCTACGAAACCCATTTTGAATCCAAAAATTGGGGAACCAATAATGGAAAGTTTGAAAGAAGGTGTGAAATTCGTTTTTACGAATAAATCCATTTTGGGAGCATTAACATTAGATATGGTTGCGGTTCTTTTTGGTGGTGCAGTCGCTTTACTTCCTATTTTCGCCCAAGATATTTTAAAAGTAGGCCCAGAAGGTTTTGGAATTTTACGCGCCGCGCCGGCTGTGGGAGCGCTGTTGACGATGTTCATTTCTACACACCTTCCTTTTTACAAAAATGCCGGAATTAAACTTTTAGCAGCCATTTTTGGTTTTGGAATATGCGTCATTGTGTTTGGATTATCCACTTGGTTTTGGTTATCCGTTTTTGCTTTATTTATGAGTGGCGTTACCGATGGATTTTCGGTGGTAATTCGTCAAACGATTCTGCAACTTAAAACTCCAGATCATATGCGAGGCAGGGTATCGGCAGTTAATTCTATATTTGTGGGTTCGTCAAACGAATTGGGAGCTTTTGAAAGCGGATTGACAGCAAAATTAATGGGAACTGTTTCTGCAGTTGTTTTTGGTGGAAGCATGACACTTTTGGTAGTTATTTTCACAGGCATCTCATTACCCGGATTTAGAAAACTGGATTTACAAAAAGATTTGGAAGAACACGAAAATCATAAATAA
- a CDS encoding DUF2062 domain-containing protein, giving the protein MNWNILKDKFTGLFKQGLSPMQLGESIIVSGLFSIIPILGVSTFILTTLSIKRKLNLPIMMAISYLMWPVQVLLIIPFIRVGEFIFSVPPSRHTVEEIITSFQNSFFQTLGHLSFELLCGLGGWFLTTVPVSIGIYLVLRLFLKKTND; this is encoded by the coding sequence ATGAATTGGAACATTTTAAAAGATAAATTTACAGGTCTTTTTAAACAAGGATTAAGTCCGATGCAATTAGGCGAAAGCATTATTGTATCGGGTTTATTTTCGATAATTCCGATTCTGGGGGTTAGTACTTTTATCCTGACAACCTTATCAATAAAAAGAAAACTGAATTTACCCATCATGATGGCCATCAGTTATTTGATGTGGCCGGTGCAGGTTTTATTGATTATTCCATTTATTCGGGTAGGTGAATTTATTTTTTCTGTTCCTCCAAGCCGTCATACTGTTGAGGAAATCATCACCTCTTTTCAAAACAGTTTTTTTCAAACTCTTGGTCACCTTTCTTTTGAATTACTGTGCGGTCTCGGAGGTTGGTTTCTCACAACTGTTCCTGTTTCTATTGGGATTTATCTGGTGTTACGGTTGTTTTTAAAAAAAACGAATGACTAA
- a CDS encoding sensor histidine kinase produces the protein MVLIPIKLEERNNGKYLWYTLGCIFVFTILELRFFSAIMIRHADPSHNIFGIDTRNLFHLKQLINVFAAISIPLIIIGVLSFFHALSVYGKKKLLPYLEILFHTIILLGIFTFSVLMPQMRTKEILVTSFTLIVFYTHAFLITPVLITEKKKLKYGFLLIVLCASYYVFMIKVFGIPKFDQETGNPASYENIFSLIFIISCILFMTLFLSFIYGYSRLKIIAKEKSFDLKLGAKESELNLLKSQVNPHFLFNSLNTLYATALTENAPKTGESIAKLASLIRYMQEDINKDFIPLENEIKYLQDYIAIQKLRCAVEPQVETHFENFENHSISPGLLIPFVENAFKYGIDPSKASKLEVSVYCDDNRITFECVNSYDEDYKTYYKEQGFGIGIENAKQRLELVYPKKHTFEIVKENNIFSVKIVINTSKK, from the coding sequence ATGGTGCTAATTCCAATAAAACTGGAAGAAAGAAATAACGGTAAATACTTATGGTACACCCTAGGTTGTATCTTTGTTTTTACAATTCTGGAATTACGTTTTTTTTCTGCTATAATGATTCGTCATGCTGATCCTAGTCATAACATATTTGGTATAGACACTCGTAATCTATTTCATCTAAAGCAATTAATCAATGTTTTCGCTGCCATAAGTATTCCGTTAATAATAATAGGAGTTTTGTCTTTTTTTCATGCACTTTCTGTTTATGGCAAAAAGAAGCTTTTACCTTATTTAGAAATTCTTTTCCATACAATCATTCTATTGGGTATTTTTACTTTTTCAGTACTCATGCCTCAAATGAGGACTAAAGAAATTTTAGTAACTTCTTTTACACTGATAGTATTTTATACCCATGCATTTTTAATTACACCTGTTTTAATAACAGAAAAAAAGAAGCTAAAATATGGTTTTTTATTAATTGTACTCTGTGCTAGTTATTATGTATTTATGATTAAAGTCTTTGGGATTCCAAAGTTTGATCAAGAGACAGGAAACCCCGCATCCTATGAAAATATATTTTCCTTAATTTTTATTATTTCCTGCATTCTATTTATGACACTCTTTTTATCGTTTATATACGGCTATTCTCGTCTAAAAATAATAGCAAAAGAAAAGTCGTTCGACCTAAAATTAGGAGCCAAAGAATCAGAATTAAATTTATTAAAATCACAAGTCAATCCGCATTTCTTATTCAACTCCTTAAACACATTGTACGCCACGGCTTTGACCGAAAATGCCCCAAAAACGGGCGAAAGTATAGCTAAATTGGCAAGTTTAATTCGGTATATGCAAGAAGACATCAATAAAGATTTTATTCCGCTTGAAAACGAAATCAAATATCTGCAGGATTATATTGCTATTCAAAAGTTGCGCTGTGCTGTGGAGCCTCAAGTTGAAACGCATTTCGAAAATTTTGAAAACCACTCCATCAGCCCTGGCTTGCTAATTCCTTTTGTAGAAAATGCTTTTAAATATGGAATAGACCCATCTAAAGCTTCAAAACTGGAAGTTTCAGTATATTGTGATGATAACAGGATAACTTTTGAATGCGTAAACAGTTACGATGAAGATTACAAAACCTATTACAAGGAACAAGGATTTGGTATAGGAATAGAAAATGCAAAACAGCGATTGGAATTGGTATATCCTAAAAAACATACTTTTGAAATCGTGAAAGAAAACAATATCTTTTCAGTCAAAATAGTTATAAATACTTCTAAAAAATGA
- a CDS encoding LytR/AlgR family response regulator transcription factor, which yields MITAIAIDDEPKAIEVIKIHASKIENLDLIAHFYNPKEAITFLRQNPVDLIFLDINMPNMSGLEMLEELKLKPNIIFTTAYSDFALESYSYNAVDYLLKPFEFDRFQMALHKVEGRISFQKNQNPFFFIKDGFKNIKIQFKEILFIKGSGNYLDIVMKEKVHSPRMTFMELVEKLPSSEFIRTHQSYIVNINTIDKIENNHVWMEKHEIPISSRYRELLFKRLNLVK from the coding sequence ATGATAACAGCCATTGCAATAGATGACGAACCAAAGGCTATTGAAGTCATAAAAATTCACGCATCCAAAATTGAGAATTTGGATTTGATTGCTCATTTTTATAATCCAAAAGAAGCAATAACTTTTCTGAGACAAAATCCGGTTGACTTAATTTTTTTGGATATTAATATGCCGAATATGTCTGGTTTGGAAATGCTAGAAGAATTAAAACTAAAACCCAATATTATTTTCACGACAGCCTATTCGGATTTTGCGCTTGAGAGTTATTCTTATAATGCTGTTGATTATTTATTGAAACCCTTTGAGTTTGATCGATTTCAAATGGCGCTGCATAAAGTTGAAGGACGAATTTCGTTTCAAAAAAATCAAAATCCTTTCTTTTTTATAAAAGACGGATTCAAAAACATTAAAATTCAGTTCAAAGAGATTTTATTTATTAAAGGGTCTGGTAATTACTTGGACATTGTAATGAAAGAAAAAGTACATTCTCCAAGAATGACTTTTATGGAACTCGTTGAAAAATTACCTTCCTCAGAATTTATTAGAACCCACCAATCCTACATTGTCAATATTAACACTATTGACAAAATTGAAAACAACCATGTTTGGATGGAAAAACATGAAATCCCGATAAGTAGCCGCTATCGAGAATTACTTTTTAAACGGTTAAATTTGGTAAAATAA
- a CDS encoding UDP-2,3-diacylglucosamine diphosphatase — translation MQFSNNKKIYFASDQHFGAPTPELSFPREQKFVAWLNEVKEDAEAIFLLGDLFDFWFEYKTVVPKGFVRVLGKLAEIRDSGIPIYFFVGNHDLWMDDYFEKELNIPVYHDNKEFTFNGKTFLIGHGDGKGPGDKGYKRMKKVFTNPFSKWLYRCLHPDLGMKLAQYLSVKNKLISGDADVKFLGDDNEWLILYSKRKLETKHYNYLVFGHRHLPMIKSVGENSEYVNLGDWITYFTYGVFDGETFELKKY, via the coding sequence ATGCAATTTTCCAACAATAAAAAAATCTATTTTGCCTCCGATCAGCATTTTGGTGCGCCAACACCGGAGTTAAGTTTCCCAAGGGAACAAAAGTTTGTCGCTTGGTTAAACGAAGTAAAAGAAGATGCCGAAGCAATATTTCTTCTGGGGGATTTATTCGATTTTTGGTTCGAATACAAAACCGTAGTTCCAAAGGGATTTGTGCGCGTTTTAGGAAAATTAGCAGAAATTCGCGACAGCGGAATTCCTATTTATTTCTTTGTGGGAAACCACGATTTATGGATGGACGATTATTTCGAAAAAGAATTAAACATTCCCGTTTACCACGATAATAAAGAATTTACTTTTAACGGGAAAACGTTTCTTATAGGCCATGGCGACGGAAAAGGCCCTGGCGACAAAGGCTACAAACGGATGAAAAAAGTATTCACCAATCCGTTTTCCAAATGGCTGTATCGTTGTCTCCATCCGGATCTGGGAATGAAACTTGCACAATATTTATCGGTTAAAAACAAACTGATTTCCGGCGATGCCGATGTAAAGTTTTTAGGCGATGACAACGAATGGCTCATTCTTTATTCCAAAAGAAAATTGGAAACCAAACATTACAATTACCTTGTTTTTGGTCACCGTCATTTGCCAATGATTAAATCAGTTGGCGAAAACTCAGAATATGTGAATCTAGGAGACTGGATTACGTATTTTACTTATGGCGTTTTCGATGGTGAAACTTTCGAATTGAAAAAGTATTAG
- a CDS encoding 6-pyruvoyl trahydropterin synthase family protein, whose protein sequence is MSNIRITKQFNFETGHALYGYDGKCKNVHGHSYKLSVTVIGKPITDRSNVKFGMVIDFSDLKKIVKEEIVDQFDHATVFNQTTPHIELAQELKERGHHVILVDYQPTSENMVVDFSQRIIRRLPQNIELFSLKLQETESSFAEWFASDNQ, encoded by the coding sequence ATGAGCAATATTAGAATTACCAAACAATTTAATTTTGAAACCGGTCACGCTTTATACGGTTATGACGGGAAATGCAAAAATGTGCACGGTCATAGTTATAAATTATCGGTTACCGTTATCGGAAAACCAATTACCGATCGTAGTAACGTGAAGTTTGGAATGGTTATCGACTTTTCAGATTTGAAAAAAATTGTCAAAGAAGAGATTGTAGATCAATTCGATCACGCCACTGTTTTTAATCAAACTACGCCACATATAGAGTTGGCTCAAGAATTAAAAGAGCGTGGGCATCACGTAATTTTGGTCGATTATCAGCCAACGAGTGAGAATATGGTAGTCGATTTTTCTCAAAGAATCATCCGTAGATTGCCTCAAAATATTGAACTTTTTTCGCTTAAATTGCAGGAAACCGAGTCTTCGTTTGCCGAATGGTTTGCAAGCGACAATCAATAA
- a CDS encoding Ig-like domain-containing protein, with product MFQKHFKYIPFLFLLFFISCAKRGAITGGAKDTIAPILVSSFPENYSAKFKGNKIKLVFNENIKIKDLNKQLIISPPMKNDLLIVPTTATKKLTITINDTLLANTTYSLNFGQSIADNNEGNPYNQFKYVFSTGDYIDSLAIGGRVKDSYDKDVPSFVSIMLYEANEKFNDSTIYKESPRYITNTLDSLKTWRLENLKAGKYYLIALKDNNKNNKFNPKSDKIAFNKGILTIPNDTVFELELFKEILPLKTIKPVQVSGNRLILGYEGKISKQEEKPTITLKNKAGEILPIIITKMSKKDSLSIWHKPLKAVKADSLTMEIVKDKYKKTFGFKIKAQKSDTLSIKAVQSGSIGFRERLTFDSNTPLVKIDKTKMKLIDKDSVAVPFTTDYDEFNQQLFVDFKKDEAQKYHLKMMPGAVTDFFEKTNDTLSFKVSTRNFSDYSNLTLTLENVNRFPVIIELTDDKGDVVKASEYTEGKTVIEFNNLEPSIYMIRAIYDDNKNKKWDTGSYLEKKQSEEIIYHKMDDVIRPNWDPKETFDLSIPYNPEVVKKKKPKDTDKKKTKTSPF from the coding sequence ATGTTTCAAAAACATTTTAAATATATTCCTTTTTTATTCTTGCTTTTTTTTATCAGTTGTGCCAAAAGAGGCGCCATTACTGGTGGTGCAAAAGATACTATCGCGCCTATATTGGTATCGAGTTTCCCGGAAAATTATTCGGCTAAATTTAAAGGGAACAAAATCAAACTTGTTTTTAATGAGAATATCAAAATAAAAGACCTAAACAAGCAGCTGATTATTTCGCCGCCAATGAAGAATGATTTGTTAATCGTTCCGACAACGGCCACAAAAAAACTGACCATTACCATAAACGATACTTTACTGGCCAATACCACTTACAGCCTAAATTTTGGTCAAAGTATTGCCGATAATAACGAAGGAAATCCATACAATCAATTCAAATATGTGTTTTCTACGGGAGATTATATTGATTCTCTGGCGATTGGCGGAAGAGTGAAAGATTCTTACGACAAAGATGTTCCTTCTTTTGTCTCGATTATGCTTTATGAGGCAAATGAAAAATTCAACGATTCTACCATTTATAAAGAAAGTCCCCGATACATTACCAACACTCTCGATAGTTTGAAAACATGGCGATTGGAGAATTTAAAGGCGGGTAAATATTATTTGATTGCATTAAAAGACAATAATAAAAATAATAAATTTAACCCAAAATCAGATAAAATTGCTTTTAATAAAGGGATTTTGACGATACCCAACGACACCGTTTTTGAGCTGGAATTATTCAAGGAAATATTGCCTTTGAAAACTATCAAACCTGTACAGGTTTCTGGTAACCGATTGATTTTAGGCTACGAAGGCAAAATAAGCAAACAAGAGGAGAAACCAACTATTACTTTGAAAAATAAAGCTGGCGAGATTTTGCCCATCATAATTACAAAAATGAGTAAGAAAGACTCTTTGTCTATATGGCATAAACCTTTGAAAGCCGTGAAAGCAGATTCTCTTACGATGGAAATCGTAAAAGACAAATACAAAAAAACCTTTGGATTTAAGATTAAAGCCCAAAAAAGTGACACCTTGAGCATCAAGGCGGTTCAGTCGGGTAGCATAGGTTTTAGGGAGCGATTAACTTTTGATTCCAATACACCCTTGGTAAAAATTGACAAAACAAAAATGAAACTCATCGATAAGGATTCGGTTGCTGTGCCGTTTACCACAGATTATGATGAATTCAACCAACAATTATTTGTTGATTTTAAAAAAGACGAAGCCCAAAAATACCACCTGAAAATGATGCCGGGTGCCGTTACCGATTTTTTTGAAAAAACAAATGACACTTTATCATTTAAAGTCAGCACCCGAAACTTTTCTGATTATTCGAATCTAACACTTACGCTAGAAAATGTAAATCGTTTTCCTGTTATTATTGAATTGACGGATGATAAAGGAGATGTTGTCAAAGCAAGTGAATATACCGAAGGCAAGACAGTTATCGAATTTAATAACCTCGAGCCGAGCATCTATATGATAAGAGCTATATATGATGACAATAAAAACAAAAAATGGGACACCGGAAGTTATCTAGAAAAAAAACAATCTGAAGAAATAATTTACCACAAAATGGATGATGTTATAAGACCCAATTGGGATCCGAAGGAAACTTTTGACCTAAGTATTCCATATAACCCTGAAGTTGTCAAAAAGAAAAAACCTAAAGACACCGACAAGAAGAAAACCAAAACATCACCCTTTTAG
- a CDS encoding amidohydrolase → MKIALIQSSLSWENPEKNRKKLGEKINAISEKVDLIVLPEMFTSGFTMNPNTVAETMKGETIAWLKDLAETKNAAITGSLVISENGNFYNRLVFVFPSGEIQTYDKRHTFTLAGEDKVYTSGKEKLIVEYKGWKICPLICYDLRFPVFARNVEEYDLLLYVANWPETRIKAWDALLKARAIENMSYVIGVNRVGEDGNKFEHNGHSQVVNFLGDYVMEPIETKGVFIVELNKAELLLTRKKFNFLNDQDSFDLKG, encoded by the coding sequence ATGAAAATAGCACTCATCCAATCGTCATTATCTTGGGAAAATCCAGAAAAAAATAGAAAAAAACTCGGAGAAAAAATCAACGCCATTTCTGAGAAGGTTGATTTAATCGTGCTTCCCGAAATGTTTACTTCGGGATTTACTATGAACCCGAATACTGTAGCCGAAACGATGAAAGGAGAAACCATTGCTTGGTTAAAAGATTTGGCAGAAACCAAAAACGCTGCCATTACCGGAAGTTTGGTTATCAGCGAAAACGGTAATTTTTACAATCGGTTGGTGTTTGTTTTTCCGTCAGGCGAAATACAGACGTATGACAAGCGACACACTTTTACGCTTGCCGGAGAAGACAAAGTTTATACTTCGGGAAAAGAAAAATTAATCGTCGAATACAAAGGCTGGAAAATTTGTCCGCTGATTTGTTACGATTTGCGTTTTCCTGTTTTTGCCAGAAATGTTGAAGAATACGATTTGTTGCTTTACGTGGCCAATTGGCCGGAAACAAGAATAAAAGCCTGGGATGCTTTGCTAAAAGCACGTGCCATAGAAAACATGAGTTACGTCATCGGCGTCAATCGGGTTGGAGAGGATGGCAACAAGTTTGAACACAACGGACATTCCCAAGTTGTAAATTTCTTAGGCGATTACGTGATGGAACCAATAGAAACCAAAGGTGTTTTTATTGTCGAATTAAATAAAGCCGAATTACTTTTGACAAGAAAAAAATTCAACTTTTTAAATGATCAGGATTCTTTCGATCTAAAAGGGTGA